One region of Kangiella marina genomic DNA includes:
- the accA gene encoding acetyl-CoA carboxylase carboxyl transferase subunit alpha, whose product MSLNFLDFERPIAELEAQIDELRLTGEDSNINISEEIERLQKKSKDLTKKIFSDLSAWQVAQLARHPQRPYTRDYIEHVFDDFDELAGDRAFSDDASIVGGLARLEGKPCVVIGHQKGRDTKAKIKHNFGMSRPEGYRKAKRLMEMAERFSLPVFTFIDTPGAFPGVGAEERGQSEAIARNLKVMATLKSPIIATVIGEGGSGGALAIGVGDKVNMLQYSTYSVISPEGCASILWKSAEKAEEAADAMGITAERIKELGLIDNIVQEPLGGAHRDYVDMSKNLKAQLIQDLDSLESLDTDKLLDRRYDKLMAFGEVTEG is encoded by the coding sequence ATGAGTTTGAACTTTTTAGATTTTGAGCGCCCAATTGCAGAGCTTGAAGCGCAAATTGATGAATTACGCTTAACTGGTGAAGATTCGAATATCAACATCAGTGAGGAAATTGAACGCTTGCAGAAGAAGTCTAAAGACTTAACCAAGAAAATCTTCTCGGACTTGTCAGCATGGCAGGTTGCTCAGTTAGCACGTCACCCACAACGTCCGTACACTCGTGATTATATCGAGCATGTGTTTGACGACTTTGATGAGTTAGCGGGTGATCGCGCATTCTCTGATGATGCTTCAATCGTCGGTGGTCTGGCGCGGTTAGAGGGCAAGCCTTGTGTGGTTATTGGTCATCAGAAAGGCCGTGACACTAAAGCCAAGATTAAACACAACTTCGGGATGTCTCGCCCAGAAGGTTACCGTAAAGCGAAGCGCTTGATGGAAATGGCTGAGCGATTCAGCTTACCGGTATTCACCTTTATTGACACTCCAGGAGCTTTCCCTGGCGTCGGTGCAGAAGAGCGTGGCCAGAGTGAAGCGATTGCGCGTAACCTAAAAGTGATGGCAACTTTGAAGTCGCCAATTATTGCTACGGTTATCGGTGAAGGCGGTTCTGGTGGTGCTTTGGCGATTGGTGTCGGTGATAAGGTGAACATGCTTCAATACTCTACTTACTCGGTTATTTCGCCAGAAGGCTGTGCTTCAATTCTTTGGAAAAGCGCTGAGAAAGCAGAAGAAGCAGCAGATGCTATGGGGATCACGGCTGAGCGCATTAAAGAGCTTGGGTTAATAGATAATATTGTCCAAGAACCTCTAGGTGGCGCGCACCGAGATTACGTCGACATGAGTAAAAACTTGAAAGCCCAGCTAATTCAAGATTTAGATAGTCTTGAAAGCCTAGATACAGATAAGTTACTTGATCGTCGTTACGATAAGTTGATGGCTTTCGGTGAAGTCACCGAGGGCTAA
- a CDS encoding DUF1287 domain-containing protein: MKKIVCLMMLLLTAPLFSASLKANTLQGQLVDAALERTEHFVVYEGSYRSIDYPMGDVPKNIGVCTDVIIRSYRALGIDLQQLIHEDMTADFGDYPDIWGLTKPDTNIDHRRVPNLERFFERHGETLAVTDKSEDYQPGDIVSWRLEGGFPHIGIVTSKKSETSDNFMIVHNIGLGPKLEDVLFHYPIAGHYRYLHVSSEIPVH, from the coding sequence ATGAAAAAAATAGTTTGCCTGATGATGCTCTTACTGACTGCGCCCCTTTTTAGCGCTAGCCTCAAAGCTAACACTCTACAGGGGCAGCTAGTCGATGCAGCTTTAGAGCGCACTGAGCACTTTGTTGTTTATGAAGGCTCCTACCGCAGCATTGATTATCCGATGGGGGATGTTCCAAAGAATATTGGCGTCTGTACGGATGTGATTATCCGAAGTTACCGTGCTCTGGGGATTGATTTACAGCAATTGATTCATGAGGATATGACTGCTGATTTCGGTGACTATCCCGATATTTGGGGACTCACCAAACCTGATACCAATATTGATCATCGCCGTGTACCGAATTTAGAGCGATTTTTTGAGCGTCATGGAGAGACATTAGCCGTCACCGATAAATCCGAAGACTATCAACCAGGCGATATTGTTAGTTGGCGTCTTGAAGGCGGCTTCCCGCACATTGGTATTGTCACGAGTAAAAAGTCCGAAACCAGTGACAACTTTATGATTGTCCATAATATTGGTTTAGGGCCGAAACTTGAGGATGTGTTGTTTCATTATCCTATCGCTGGGCACTACCGATACCTCCACGTATCGAGCGAAATTCCTGTGCACTAA